A section of the Malania oleifera isolate guangnan ecotype guangnan chromosome 2, ASM2987363v1, whole genome shotgun sequence genome encodes:
- the LOC131148912 gene encoding zinc finger protein CONSTANS-LIKE 12-like, giving the protein MEPLCEFCGVMRAVVYCKSDSARLCLQCDACVHSANLLSRRHARSLLCDKCNSQPAIVRCMYDKLSVCQGCDWDGNACVGLGHQRQALTCYSGCPSLVEFSRVWAYVLDEPSPRGVDACSSTLNVLPINENCVTNVLEPRNSERLVGLAANKLTELQSCSELEPWMGRASLVSQNPTYMPPYCKDQAVFFPEDSSLPKDSNFKDIGLHGGDNLCEGIDMEDVGLNLEDGNEMSGCLQGHPRYHFEDAGMDHLLIEKNLSVTESNGPIDNALEASSSGQQDCMANFQSSGVGRGSMIQAASGSANHVLINPSCNRSNVGLVFPVGQIHSSISLSLSNITSESSAVDYQDCGLSPMFMTGESPWEASLEASCPKVRDKAKMRYNEKKKTRTFGKQIRYASRKARADTRKRVKGRFVKAGEAYDYDPLMTRDF; this is encoded by the exons ATGGAGCCTTTATGTGAGTTTTGTGGAGTTATGAGGGCAGTGGTGTATTGTAAGTCAGATTCAGCGCGGCTTTGCTTGCAGTGCGATGCTTGTGTGCACTCGGCCAATTTGTTGTCGCGTCGACATGCCCGTTCGCTTTTATGTGACAAGTGTAATTCACAACCTGCAATTGTTCGCTGCATGTATGATAAATTGTCTGTGTGTCAAGGTTGTGATTGGGATGGCAATGCCTGCGTGGGGTTGGGGCACCAGCGCCAGGCATTGACTTGTTATTCTGGGTGTCCTTCTTTGGTTGAGTTCTCAAGGGTTTGGGCGTACGTCCTCGATGAGCCTTCCCCACGTGGGGTTGATGCCTGCTCAAGCACCTTGAATGTGCTACCTATAAATGAGAATTGTGTAACCAACGTTTTGGAGCCTAGAAATAGTGAAAGATTAGTTGGGTTGGCAGCCAACAAATTGACTGAGTTACAATCATGTTCCGAATTGGAGCCTTGGATGGGTCGTGCTTCCTTGGTCTCACAGAATCCAACTTATATGCCACCATATTGTAAAGATCAAGCGGTTTTCTTCCCTGAGGATTCAAGCCTACCAAAG GATTCTAATTTCAAGGATATTGGACTTCATGGTGGTGATAATCTCTGTGAAGGTATCGACATGGAAGATGTTGGGCTGAATTTGGAGGATGGGAATGAGATGTCTGGTTGTTTACAGGGTCATCCTAGGTATCATTTTGAGGATGCAGGGATGGATCACCTATTAATAGAGAAAAATTTATCTGTTACAGAATCTAATGGTCCCATCGATAATGCTTTAGAG GCGTCATCATCTGGACAACAAGATTGCATGGCTAATTTCCAATCCTCTGGTGTGGGACGTGGATCAATGATACAAGCGGCAAGTGGCAGTGCCAATCATGTTCTCATAAACCCTAGTTGCAATAGAAGCAACGTTGGCCTTGTTTTTCCTGTTGGACAAATTCATTCCAGTATCTCGCTTTCATTATCTAACATCACTAGTGAAAGTAGTGCAGTAGACTACCAAGATTGTGGACTATCACCAATGTTTATGACAGGTGAATCACCATGGGAAGCAAGTTTAGAAGCTAGTTGCCCAAAGGTGAGGGACAAAGCCAAGATGAGATACaatgaaaagaagaaaacaagaaC GTTTGGTAAGCAAATACGATATGCTTCTCGTAAAGCTCGGGCTGATACTAGAAAACGTGTGAAAGGAAGATTTGTGAAGGCTGGTGAAGCATATGACTATGATCCTCTTATGACAAGAGACTTCTGA